A genomic stretch from Bifidobacterium sp. ESL0769 includes:
- a CDS encoding C69 family dipeptidase, producing the protein MACTTILVGKDASYDGSTIIARNEDSANGEFNPKRFVVVKPADQPRHYRSVLNHLDIELPDNPMQYTSLPNADLKDGVWGEAGVNEANVAMSATETLTTNERVIGADPFVEFEPAKCKKGEPDYVPEVAGGISEEDFLSIVLPYIKTAREGVQRLGSLLEQYGTNEMNGVAFSDVNEIWWLETVGGHHWIAKRVPDEAYVTMPNQLGIDEFDLEDAFGEQENHMCSADLNEFIEANHLDLAVEATTPFNPRDAFGSHSDSDHVYNTPRAWYMQRTLNPYDEVWDGPDADHTPESDDIPWARQPERKVTIEDVKYVLSSHYQGTPYDPYGHRGDEHTRHMYRCIGINRQSQLAVMQIRPYRPQSDRAIQWISYGSNPFNALVPFYPNVDATPAYLEATTTRVTSENLYWENRIIAALCNSAFAETSNAIERYQELTGGMGHRMVAATDEQIARLGGDKEASAESMAQAELNAGNPEGDVEPMKPDQIIAATRNAEVREILRTANQSMADQIKKETDSLLDTVLYTASMKMANGFNRSDN; encoded by the coding sequence ATGGCATGCACCACCATTCTGGTCGGTAAGGATGCGAGCTATGACGGCTCGACCATCATCGCGCGCAACGAGGATTCGGCAAACGGGGAGTTTAACCCCAAGCGTTTCGTCGTGGTCAAGCCCGCCGATCAGCCGCGGCATTATCGCAGCGTGCTGAATCATCTCGACATCGAACTGCCAGATAATCCGATGCAATACACTTCGTTGCCCAACGCGGACCTCAAAGACGGTGTCTGGGGCGAGGCGGGTGTCAACGAGGCCAACGTGGCAATGAGCGCCACGGAGACCCTGACGACCAATGAGCGCGTCATCGGCGCCGACCCGTTCGTCGAGTTCGAGCCGGCCAAGTGCAAGAAGGGCGAGCCGGACTATGTGCCCGAAGTGGCTGGCGGTATCAGCGAAGAGGATTTCCTTTCCATCGTGCTGCCATATATCAAGACCGCGCGTGAAGGCGTTCAGCGCCTGGGCTCGTTGCTCGAGCAGTACGGCACCAATGAGATGAACGGTGTCGCCTTCAGCGATGTCAACGAAATCTGGTGGCTCGAGACCGTCGGCGGTCATCATTGGATTGCCAAGCGCGTGCCCGACGAGGCCTACGTCACCATGCCGAACCAGCTGGGCATCGACGAATTCGACCTTGAAGACGCATTCGGCGAGCAGGAGAATCACATGTGCTCCGCCGACCTGAACGAGTTCATCGAGGCCAATCATCTCGACCTCGCCGTCGAAGCGACCACTCCGTTCAACCCGCGCGACGCGTTCGGTTCCCACTCAGATTCCGACCACGTCTACAACACCCCGCGCGCCTGGTACATGCAGCGTACGCTGAACCCTTACGACGAGGTGTGGGACGGGCCGGACGCCGACCATACTCCTGAATCCGATGACATTCCGTGGGCGCGGCAGCCTGAGCGCAAGGTTACCATCGAGGATGTCAAATACGTGCTGAGCTCGCACTATCAGGGCACGCCTTACGATCCGTACGGCCATCGCGGCGACGAGCACACCCGTCACATGTACCGCTGCATCGGCATCAACCGCCAAAGCCAGCTTGCGGTGATGCAGATTCGTCCGTATCGTCCGCAGTCCGACCGCGCCATCCAGTGGATTTCCTATGGTTCGAATCCCTTCAACGCACTGGTGCCGTTCTACCCGAATGTCGACGCCACGCCGGCCTATCTCGAAGCGACCACCACCCGCGTGACCAGCGAGAACCTTTACTGGGAGAACCGTATCATCGCGGCGCTGTGCAACTCCGCATTCGCTGAAACCTCCAACGCCATTGAGCGCTATCAGGAGCTGACCGGCGGCATGGGCCATCGCATGGTCGCAGCCACCGATGAGCAGATCGCCCGGCTCGGCGGCGACAAGGAGGCCAGCGCCGAATCCATGGCACAGGCCGAACTCAACGCAGGCAATCCCGAAGGCGATGTCGAGCCGATGAAACCGGACCAGATCATCGCTGCCACTCGCAACGCTGAAGTGCGCGAGATTTTGCGCACTGCCAACCAATCGATGGCCGACCAAATCAAGAAGGAAACCGATTCGCTACTCGACACCGTGCTCTACACGGCTTCGATGAAGATGGCCAACGGCTTCAACCGCTCCGACAACTAA
- a CDS encoding formate--tetrahydrofolate ligase, with product MALIDQFTTQYGLVKKIDAFGYLDYLKNHADEPRKHGQVVLVTADTPLKASRGEGKTTTTIALIDALRARGIDATAVLRQPSMGITAAGSKGGASGGGKSSLSHPELIDWGLCGEMAAIENAQNLLVSFAEKAIDDGVIDTILVPRVSEVPSRSLRQIAVDRGKGNVPERVVLTPTCELMQIVVLSHSMDEIAERVSKMVAGTKDGNPVAFGDFIDLWRITGILGDAVKPAQTETVNGSPVYVHCGPFANVSLGIPSLISVEMACALHDVVVVEAGYGADAGAQKWLDIACREYGAEWPAAAVVVTRASTWRDDPKLAWRYPFHVHRLENLGIPTFPLVNLWDGEDDQIDSLRDTAKSLDFRNPIIGNLFRDGGEALAPQLDAFVEALDDANNADNANATNAPADSDDPEAADNRASHKGMGLVEDVKWIADNAYGVPADRVLTKLGFAESLAAATDLCNGVGTSIDDLAVVAVKSPATMTDDDSAATDERTVTLKKVEPHLGAGVVQVNLTTSLTTPMPKIV from the coding sequence ATGGCTCTGATCGATCAATTCACCACCCAGTATGGACTGGTCAAAAAAATCGACGCATTCGGATATCTCGATTACCTGAAAAACCACGCCGATGAGCCGCGCAAGCACGGGCAGGTTGTGCTCGTCACCGCCGATACGCCGCTGAAGGCTTCGCGTGGCGAAGGAAAGACCACCACCACCATCGCGCTAATCGACGCGCTGCGTGCCCGTGGCATTGACGCGACCGCAGTACTGCGCCAGCCGAGCATGGGCATCACCGCGGCTGGCTCCAAGGGTGGCGCTTCGGGCGGTGGCAAATCCTCGCTTTCCCATCCCGAATTGATTGACTGGGGCCTGTGCGGCGAAATGGCTGCCATCGAGAACGCGCAGAACCTGCTGGTTTCCTTCGCAGAGAAGGCCATTGATGATGGCGTTATCGACACTATCCTCGTGCCGCGCGTCTCCGAAGTGCCGTCGCGCTCGCTGCGTCAGATTGCCGTCGACCGTGGTAAGGGCAATGTGCCCGAGCGCGTCGTGCTGACCCCGACCTGCGAGCTGATGCAGATTGTCGTACTTTCCCATTCCATGGACGAGATTGCCGAGCGTGTCTCGAAGATGGTCGCTGGCACCAAGGATGGCAACCCTGTCGCTTTCGGCGATTTCATTGACCTTTGGCGCATCACCGGCATCCTCGGCGATGCGGTGAAGCCGGCGCAGACCGAGACCGTCAACGGTTCGCCGGTCTATGTGCACTGCGGCCCGTTCGCCAACGTGTCGCTGGGCATCCCGAGCCTGATTTCCGTGGAGATGGCCTGCGCGCTGCACGACGTCGTGGTGGTCGAAGCCGGATACGGCGCCGATGCCGGTGCCCAGAAATGGCTCGACATCGCCTGTCGCGAGTACGGCGCCGAATGGCCGGCCGCCGCCGTGGTGGTCACCCGTGCTTCGACCTGGCGCGACGACCCGAAGTTGGCCTGGCGTTACCCGTTCCATGTTCATCGTCTCGAAAACCTTGGTATTCCGACCTTCCCGCTGGTCAATCTCTGGGACGGCGAGGACGACCAGATCGATTCCCTGCGTGACACCGCGAAATCATTGGACTTCCGCAACCCGATTATCGGCAACCTCTTCCGTGACGGCGGCGAGGCTTTGGCTCCGCAGCTTGACGCGTTCGTGGAGGCACTTGACGATGCGAATAACGCCGACAATGCCAACGCGACCAATGCTCCTGCCGATTCCGACGATCCGGAAGCCGCCGACAACCGCGCCAGCCACAAGGGCATGGGCCTGGTCGAAGACGTGAAGTGGATTGCTGACAACGCGTACGGCGTTCCGGCCGACCGCGTGCTGACCAAACTCGGTTTCGCCGAGTCCCTGGCCGCTGCGACCGATTTGTGCAACGGTGTCGGAACGAGTATTGATGACCTCGCCGTGGTGGCGGTGAAGTCCCCGGCCACGATGACCGACGATGATTCTGCTGCCACCGACGAGCGCACAGTAACGCTTAAGAAAGTCGAGCCGCACCTTGGCGCCGGTGTGGTGCAGGTCAACCTCACCACATCGCTCACTACCCCGATGCCCAAGATCGTCTGA
- a CDS encoding phenylpyruvate tautomerase MIF-related protein, producing the protein MPVIHTHVSVSTTQAQREALKAAYGKAITAVPGKTESWLMCPFEDNMPIYFGGTDAKPAAYVEVNVMGAPGSIDRSVWESMTKQIMTALHDELGVPEDRTYIRYTATGDWGWNGGNF; encoded by the coding sequence ATGCCAGTCATCCATACCCACGTTTCCGTTTCCACCACGCAGGCGCAGCGCGAGGCGCTCAAGGCCGCGTACGGCAAGGCCATCACCGCCGTTCCCGGCAAGACCGAGAGCTGGCTGATGTGCCCGTTCGAGGACAATATGCCGATTTACTTCGGCGGCACCGACGCCAAGCCGGCGGCCTATGTCGAGGTCAATGTCATGGGCGCGCCCGGCAGCATCGACCGCTCCGTCTGGGAGTCGATGACGAAGCAAATCATGACCGCGCTTCACGACGAACTCGGCGTGCCAGAAGACCGCACCTACATCCGCTATACGGCTACCGGCGACTGGGGCTGGAACGGCGGCAACTTCTGA
- a CDS encoding phosphomevalonate kinase: MSGRQAQEPSSSVATAPGKLYIAGEYAVVEHGHPAILIAVNRLLTARITEHDATSAVAQLQSFGVDPVGRIHSAGHPEASVTWRRRAGRAVPDVEQPGAAFVLSVIHAVEELAQQQGRALKIYDVNIESELDDASGRKYGLGSSAAVTVAMMKALTAFYGLELDPIQQYKLAFVSASRAQKVGSGGDLAASLFGGCIRFTAVDRQWVTNRLQDTALSDLIDMPWPGLSIARLRAFEPDSSLRLMVGWTGNPASTPSLVGHVQQQSAAEHERTYQDFLSGSDACVDALASALIRNDEQAVIACVREARKLLQTLSSFTGVTIETPALRALVEVAENHGAAAKSSGAGGGDCGIAIAGPSADCAAITRGWQEKSIVPLNLSVHAPQVELTDWAGGVSAGMSGGIAGSARAEENFFERTGGSEGSGVGGIAGVAGIADIAGVSRGVDGVSGAGAGGANGTFGVNGVTGAAGAGIAGNSGAGIASSGMSNMSAPNVSAGHVLGLNSQFPAAGTNRKDDHVRLALAEHADMQRNAFDDIAFVHHSLGSVDVNDVDMTTQVCGATWDVPFYINAMTGGSAKTGAINASFARVAAATGLAMASGSQHAAIRDSKLEPTFTTIREYDPSGFVFANVGLSVSVEQALHAVKMIHADALQIHINAAQELVMPEGSRDFDAWPERIAAIVKASPVPVMVKEVGFGMSARTVRQLAELGVCTVDVSGRGGTDFARIENARRQAHEYGYMAGWGQSTALCLLALLPNKCNALNNDSASEFSSNSGNVTTDANLPANGTNKTGNKVIGCGETNVAVLASGGVRNPLDVVKALALGAKAVGISGHFLQVLNASGEDGLIAEINSWKSQVRSLMALLGAKTVVDLRRTDLLVTGKTAEEARLLGVDLSTLAKRC; encoded by the coding sequence ATGAGCGGTAGGCAAGCCCAGGAACCGAGTAGCAGCGTAGCGACGGCCCCCGGGAAACTGTATATCGCTGGTGAATATGCCGTGGTCGAGCACGGCCATCCCGCGATTCTCATCGCTGTCAATCGACTTTTGACCGCCCGCATCACCGAGCATGACGCCACTTCCGCGGTCGCTCAACTCCAGTCTTTCGGCGTCGATCCGGTCGGCCGTATCCATTCCGCAGGCCATCCCGAGGCATCGGTTACCTGGCGACGTCGCGCGGGACGTGCGGTGCCTGACGTGGAGCAGCCGGGCGCGGCGTTCGTGCTTTCCGTCATCCACGCGGTCGAGGAATTGGCGCAGCAGCAGGGCAGAGCCCTCAAAATCTACGATGTCAATATCGAAAGCGAACTTGACGATGCTTCCGGCCGCAAGTATGGCCTCGGCTCGTCTGCAGCGGTGACTGTGGCCATGATGAAGGCGCTCACTGCGTTTTACGGCCTCGAACTTGACCCGATTCAGCAGTACAAACTCGCGTTCGTTTCGGCAAGCCGCGCCCAGAAGGTCGGCTCCGGAGGAGACCTGGCGGCAAGCCTGTTCGGCGGCTGTATCCGTTTCACGGCTGTCGACCGGCAGTGGGTTACCAATCGTTTGCAGGACACCGCGCTGAGCGATTTGATCGACATGCCATGGCCGGGGCTGAGCATTGCACGGCTTCGTGCATTTGAGCCCGACAGCAGCTTGCGTCTGATGGTTGGATGGACCGGTAATCCCGCGTCCACGCCTTCGCTCGTCGGCCACGTCCAGCAGCAGAGCGCCGCCGAACACGAGCGGACGTATCAGGACTTTTTGAGCGGTAGCGATGCCTGCGTCGACGCGTTGGCTTCGGCGTTGATTCGCAACGACGAACAGGCCGTCATTGCATGCGTGCGCGAGGCCCGAAAGCTGTTGCAAACTCTTTCTTCGTTTACCGGTGTGACCATCGAAACCCCAGCCTTGCGTGCTCTGGTCGAGGTCGCGGAAAATCATGGAGCAGCAGCGAAAAGCTCCGGTGCGGGTGGCGGCGACTGTGGCATCGCGATTGCCGGACCGAGTGCCGATTGCGCTGCCATCACACGTGGCTGGCAGGAGAAGAGCATCGTTCCGCTGAATCTTTCGGTGCATGCCCCGCAAGTCGAGCTCACCGATTGGGCGGGTGGTGTTTCCGCCGGTATGTCTGGTGGAATTGCTGGAAGCGCTCGTGCAGAAGAAAATTTTTTCGAAAGGACCGGCGGTAGTGAAGGCTCTGGAGTCGGTGGTATCGCAGGTGTTGCCGGTATAGCTGATATTGCTGGTGTCTCACGTGGTGTCGATGGCGTCAGCGGTGCAGGCGCCGGAGGTGCTAACGGTACTTTTGGTGTTAACGGTGTCACAGGTGCCGCTGGAGCTGGAATTGCCGGTAATAGCGGTGCCGGCATCGCCAGTTCCGGGATGTCGAATATGTCGGCTCCGAACGTATCGGCAGGTCATGTACTTGGCCTAAATTCGCAGTTCCCTGCTGCCGGGACGAACCGCAAAGACGACCACGTTCGTCTCGCGCTCGCTGAACATGCGGATATGCAGCGTAATGCATTTGATGATATTGCGTTCGTTCATCACAGCCTGGGCAGTGTTGACGTCAACGACGTTGATATGACCACGCAGGTTTGCGGTGCAACGTGGGACGTGCCGTTTTATATCAACGCGATGACCGGTGGATCGGCCAAAACCGGCGCAATCAACGCTTCATTCGCGCGCGTCGCCGCCGCGACCGGCTTAGCTATGGCCTCCGGTTCGCAGCACGCAGCCATTCGCGACTCGAAACTCGAGCCGACGTTCACCACGATTCGTGAGTATGACCCGTCTGGTTTCGTCTTTGCCAACGTCGGGCTTTCCGTGAGTGTCGAGCAGGCCTTGCATGCCGTCAAGATGATTCATGCCGACGCCCTTCAGATTCATATCAACGCTGCCCAAGAGCTCGTGATGCCGGAAGGCTCGCGCGATTTCGACGCGTGGCCAGAGCGTATAGCAGCGATCGTGAAGGCTTCGCCGGTGCCAGTGATGGTCAAGGAAGTCGGCTTCGGCATGAGTGCGCGAACCGTGCGGCAACTGGCTGAGCTCGGCGTGTGCACTGTCGATGTCAGCGGCCGCGGTGGCACTGATTTTGCCCGTATCGAAAACGCTCGACGACAGGCTCATGAATACGGCTATATGGCCGGCTGGGGCCAGTCCACGGCGTTGTGTCTGCTTGCGTTGTTGCCGAATAAATGTAATGCACTAAATAATGATAGTGCTAGTGAATTCTCCTCAAATTCCGGTAACGTTACAACCGATGCCAACTTACCCGCCAATGGCACGAATAAGACCGGGAACAAAGTGATTGGTTGCGGCGAAACCAACGTGGCCGTGCTGGCTTCGGGCGGCGTGCGCAATCCGCTCGACGTAGTGAAGGCGCTCGCACTGGGTGCTAAAGCCGTCGGCATTTCCGGCCACTTCCTGCAGGTGTTGAACGCCTCTGGCGAAGACGGCCTGATCGCCGAAATCAACAGCTGGAAGAGTCAGGTCCGCTCGCTGATGGCCTTGCTCGGCGCGAAAACCGTCGTCGACTTGCGCCGCACAGACCTGTTGGTCACCGGCAAAACCGCCGAAGAAGCCCGTTTACTTGGTGTCGACCTGTCGACGCTTGCGAAACGTTGCTGA
- a CDS encoding DNA-3-methyladenine glycosylase, which translates to MSEDAETVAKGLLGCTLTRVIDGETLTVRIVETEAYDELDPASHTFHGKSERNRAMFGPSGHAYIYLIYGMNLCMNVTAFEEGFGAGALIRAAEPMDTRTVEIIEKRRGGRRIKDCLNGPGKICKSLGITMDLYGHNLRKPPLSLETGSLRPGERIEATQRIGISKAKDRPRRFIIAGNPYLSR; encoded by the coding sequence TTGAGTGAAGATGCCGAAACCGTGGCGAAAGGGCTGCTCGGCTGCACGTTGACGCGCGTCATCGACGGCGAGACGCTGACGGTGCGCATCGTGGAAACCGAAGCCTACGATGAGCTTGACCCCGCGAGCCACACCTTCCACGGCAAAAGTGAACGCAACCGTGCGATGTTCGGCCCGTCCGGCCATGCCTACATTTACCTGATTTACGGCATGAATCTGTGTATGAACGTCACCGCGTTCGAGGAGGGCTTCGGTGCGGGTGCGCTGATTCGTGCCGCCGAACCGATGGATACGCGAACCGTTGAAATTATCGAAAAACGCCGTGGCGGTCGCCGTATCAAAGATTGTTTGAATGGTCCAGGCAAGATATGCAAGTCGCTGGGCATCACGATGGATCTCTATGGTCATAATCTGCGCAAGCCGCCGCTGAGCCTCGAAACCGGTTCGTTGCGCCCCGGCGAACGTATCGAAGCCACGCAACGCATCGGCATCAGCAAGGCTAAAGACCGCCCACGCCGTTTCATCATTGCCGGCAATCCGTATCTCTCGCGGTAA
- a CDS encoding YwiC-like family protein — MQRHQAETGKPNKAKTSNSTTSGASEDNLDHTASRKTTETGRHSDAYIAPVTTYFIATAIVGIPVFVFAPRLIWWLPAYLVLATLSFLSAWLHQERSLWGNAVAVIAAGTMSLLAVSLGSRFFTPIIATDSFTSKLSLRSVAPANTTEYYLASPLLPKTGVVAAFAFILSEYATVLFVKTMIRKHGHIGYYALSASYHVMLIALAFATPLLLQDVGGLALPRGAIASALLWGIPAVILLMRATIFPLRHKRMQPMHIGIIEAVTSLMNIIVIIIVLA, encoded by the coding sequence GTGCAGAGACATCAGGCCGAAACCGGCAAGCCCAACAAAGCGAAAACATCGAATTCGACGACATCAGGGGCATCTGAAGACAACTTGGATCATACGGCTTCCAGGAAGACCACGGAAACAGGACGCCATTCGGACGCCTACATCGCCCCGGTCACGACTTACTTCATTGCCACCGCCATCGTCGGAATCCCGGTTTTCGTATTCGCGCCGAGACTGATCTGGTGGCTTCCGGCCTACCTCGTTTTGGCCACCCTCTCGTTCCTCTCGGCCTGGCTGCATCAGGAACGCTCATTATGGGGCAACGCTGTCGCGGTCATCGCCGCCGGAACCATGAGTCTATTGGCCGTGTCACTGGGTTCGCGCTTTTTCACGCCTATCATCGCAACAGATAGCTTCACCTCAAAACTATCGCTCAGATCTGTTGCCCCGGCAAACACGACCGAATACTATCTCGCTTCGCCGTTGCTGCCGAAAACCGGCGTCGTCGCCGCATTTGCCTTCATTCTAAGCGAATACGCAACCGTGCTCTTCGTCAAAACAATGATTCGCAAACACGGGCATATCGGATATTACGCACTTTCCGCCAGTTATCACGTTATGCTTATCGCCCTCGCTTTCGCAACTCCTCTGCTCCTGCAAGACGTAGGCGGGCTCGCCCTGCCACGTGGTGCCATTGCATCGGCTTTGCTTTGGGGAATTCCTGCGGTCATTCTGCTAATGCGGGCCACAATCTTCCCGCTACGACACAAACGCATGCAGCCCATGCACATCGGCATCATCGAAGCCGTCACAAGCCTAATGAACATCATCGTCATCATCATCGTGTTGGCATAA